In Dryobates pubescens isolate bDryPub1 chromosome 8, bDryPub1.pri, whole genome shotgun sequence, a genomic segment contains:
- the EXOSC3 gene encoding exosome complex component RRP40, translating into MAAERGMAAEACVGQVVLPGDVLLLPAHPDEDGERLRLGAGAAPRGRLLCGPGLRRCGAGLLVTKCGLLRHRQAGGGGAAGGVYWVDSQQKRYVPVKGDHVIGIVTAKAGDVFKLDVGGSEQASLSYLAFEGATKRNRPNVQVGDLIYGQFLVANKDMEPEMVCIDSSGRSTGMGIIGQDGFLFKVSLGLIRKLLAPKCEIIQELSQLYPFELVLGMNGRIWVKAKTVQQTLIIVNILEACEYMTAEQRKQALAKLSGN; encoded by the exons ATGGCGGCGGAACGTGGAATGGCCGCCGAGGCCTGCGTAGGACAAGTAGTGCTGCCCGGAGACGTGCTGCTCCTTCCCGCCCACCCCGACGAGGACGGGGAGCGGCTGCGGCTGGGCGCCGGCGCGGCCCCGCGGGGCCGTCTGCTGTGCGGGCCGGGCTTGCGGCGGTGCGGGGCCGGGCTGCTGGTGACCAAGTGCGGCCTGCTACGGCACCGGCAGGCGGGGGGCGGCGGTGCGGCGGGCGGTGTTTACTGGGTGGACTCGCAGCAGAAAAGG TATGTTCCGGTCAAGGGAGACCATGTAATAGGAATAGTGACGGCCAAAGCGGGAGACGTGTTTAAGCTGGACGTCGGGGGGAGCGAACAGGCGTCGCTGTCCTATTTGGCCTTTGAAGGCGCCACGAAGAGGAACAGGCCAAATGTGCAG GTGGGAGATCTTATTTATGGTCAGTTCCTTGTGGCAAATAAAGATATGGAACCAGAGATGGTCTGTATAGATAGCAGTGGAAGATCAACTGGAATGGGAATAATTGGACAAGATGGTTTCCTCTTTAAAGTTTCCTTAGGTTTAATAAGAAA ACTCTTGGCTCCCAAATGTGAAATAATTCAAGAGTTGTCACAATTGTACCCATTTGAGCTCGTGCTGGGAATGAATGGAAGAATATGGGTAAAAGCAAAAACAGTTCAACAGACTTTAATTATAGTAAATATTCTGGAGGCCTGTGAGTATATGACTGCGGAACAGAGAAAACAAGCGCTTGCCAAATTGTCGGGGAACTGA
- the PRXL2A gene encoding peroxiredoxin-like 2A isoform X2 → MGSEMSFLPDLGIFTMGMWSVGLGAIGAAVTGIVLANTDLFLSKPEKATLEFLEEIELKTLGSEQRTFKAGELWKKNGAVIMAVRRPGUFLCREEASELSSLIPQLSKLGVPLYAVVKEKIGTEVEDFQHYFKGEIFLDGKKGFYGPRRRRMMLSGFFRFGVWQNFFRAWKNGYSGNLEGEGFTLGGVYVIGAGRQGVLLEHREKEFGDKVSLPSVLEAAEKIKPDAS, encoded by the exons ATGGGTTCTG aaATGTCCTTCCTGCCTGACTTGGGGATCTTCACCATGGGCATGTGGTCTGTTGGTCTTGGAGCCATTGGTGCAGCTGTGACAGGGATTGTCCTTGCTAACACTGACTTATTTTTGTCCAAACCAGAAAAAGCTACATTGGAGTTTTTAGAGGAAATAGAGCTGAAAACGTTGGGATCAG AACAGAGAACATTCAAAGCAGGTGAACTATGGAAGAAGAATGGTGCAGTGATCATGGCTGTGCGAAGACCTGGATGATTTTTGTGCAGAGAG GAGGCTTCTGAGCTCTCCTCTCTGATACCTCAGCTGTCCAAGCTGGGTGTCCCTCTCTATGCAGTTGTGAAAGAGAAGATAGGGACTGAAGTGGAGGATTTTCAGCATTATTTTAAAGGAGAAATCTTTCTGGATGGAAAG aAGGGCTTCTATGGTCCACGCAGACGAAGAATGATGTTGTCAGGCTTCTTCCGCTTTGGAGTCTGGCAAAATTTCTTCCGTGCTTGGAAAAATGGATATAGCGGTAACCTGGAAGGAGAAGGATTCACCTTGGGAGGAGTATATGTTATTGGAGCAGGAAGACAG GGTGTTTTACTGGAGCACCGTGAGAAAGAATTTGGAGACAAAGTCAGCCTTCCATCTGTCCTTGAAGCTGCTGAGAAGATAAAACCAGATGCTTCATAA
- the PRXL2A gene encoding peroxiredoxin-like 2A isoform X1 has translation MVPARRPSGAVPEHGTWPAAAAGSTAAERRQMSFLPDLGIFTMGMWSVGLGAIGAAVTGIVLANTDLFLSKPEKATLEFLEEIELKTLGSEQRTFKAGELWKKNGAVIMAVRRPGUFLCREEASELSSLIPQLSKLGVPLYAVVKEKIGTEVEDFQHYFKGEIFLDGKKGFYGPRRRRMMLSGFFRFGVWQNFFRAWKNGYSGNLEGEGFTLGGVYVIGAGRQGVLLEHREKEFGDKVSLPSVLEAAEKIKPDAS, from the exons ATGGTGCCTGCGCGGAGGCCGTCGGGGGCGGTGCCTGAGCACGGCACGTGGCCTGCGGCGGCTGCGGGGTCTACAGCGGCGGAGCGGCGGC aaATGTCCTTCCTGCCTGACTTGGGGATCTTCACCATGGGCATGTGGTCTGTTGGTCTTGGAGCCATTGGTGCAGCTGTGACAGGGATTGTCCTTGCTAACACTGACTTATTTTTGTCCAAACCAGAAAAAGCTACATTGGAGTTTTTAGAGGAAATAGAGCTGAAAACGTTGGGATCAG AACAGAGAACATTCAAAGCAGGTGAACTATGGAAGAAGAATGGTGCAGTGATCATGGCTGTGCGAAGACCTGGATGATTTTTGTGCAGAGAG GAGGCTTCTGAGCTCTCCTCTCTGATACCTCAGCTGTCCAAGCTGGGTGTCCCTCTCTATGCAGTTGTGAAAGAGAAGATAGGGACTGAAGTGGAGGATTTTCAGCATTATTTTAAAGGAGAAATCTTTCTGGATGGAAAG aAGGGCTTCTATGGTCCACGCAGACGAAGAATGATGTTGTCAGGCTTCTTCCGCTTTGGAGTCTGGCAAAATTTCTTCCGTGCTTGGAAAAATGGATATAGCGGTAACCTGGAAGGAGAAGGATTCACCTTGGGAGGAGTATATGTTATTGGAGCAGGAAGACAG GGTGTTTTACTGGAGCACCGTGAGAAAGAATTTGGAGACAAAGTCAGCCTTCCATCTGTCCTTGAAGCTGCTGAGAAGATAAAACCAGATGCTTCATAA